From Medicago truncatula cultivar Jemalong A17 chromosome 7, MtrunA17r5.0-ANR, whole genome shotgun sequence, a single genomic window includes:
- the LOC11431334 gene encoding GDSL esterase/lipase At5g33370: protein MAATMVLQSYYINVVIILMVALTSCFKGTVAQRAFFVFGDSLVDNGNNNYLATTARADAPPYGIDYPTRRPTGRFSNGYNIPDFISQALGAEPTLPYLSPELNGEALLVGANFASAGIGILNDTGIQFINIIRIFRQLEYFQQYQQRVSGLIGPEQTQSLVNGALVLITLGGNDFVNNYYLVPFSARSRQYNLPDYVRYIISEYKKILRRLYDLGARRVIVTGTGPIGCVPAELAQRGTNGGCSVELQRAAALFNPQLIQIIQQLNNEIGSNVFMGANTRQMALDFVNNPQAYGFVTSQIACCGQGPYNGLGLCTPLSNLCPNRDEYAFWDAFHPSEKANSLIVQQILSGTTDYMYPMNLSTVLALDSKNT, encoded by the exons ATGGCTGCCACTATGGTTTTGCAGTCTTATTACATCAATGTAGTGATCATATTGATGGTGGCATTGACGAGTTGTTTCAAAGGCACAGTGGCACAACGTGCTTTCTTTGTGTTTGGTGATTCTCTTGTTGATAATGGTAACAATAATTACTTAGCAACTACTGCTCGAGCTGATGCTCCTCCTTATGGCATTGATTATCCAACTCGTAGACCCACCGGACGTTTCTCTAATGGCTACAACATTCCTGACTTCATCA GTCAAGCACTTGGGGCAGAACCAACGTTGCCTTATTTAAGTCCTGAACTCAATGGAGAGGCGCTACTAGTTGGTGCCAATTTTGCTTCCGCTGGCATTGGAATTCTCAATGATACCGGAATCCAGTTT ATAAACATAATTAGAATATTTAGGCAATTGGAGTATTTTCAACAATACCAGCAGAGAGTGAGTGGTCTTATTGGACCTGAACAAACTCAGAGCTTAGTGAATGGAGCATTAGTACTCATCACTCTTGGAGGAAATGATTTTGTGAATAACTATTACTTAGTGCCATTCTCTGCAAGATCACGCCAATACAATTTACCGGATTATGTCAGATATATAATATCTGAATATAAGAAGATTTTGAGG AGACTATACGATCTTGGAGCACGTAGGGTGATAGTGACAGGAACAGGTCCAATTGGTTGTGTTCCAGCAGAATTAGCACAACGAGGCACAAATGGGGGATGCTCAGTTGAGCTACAACGTGCAGCAGCTTTGTTCAATCCACAACTTATTCAAATAATCCAACAACTCAACAATGAAATTGGTTCAAATGTATTCATGGGAGCTAACACAAGGCAGATGGCCCTTGACTTCGTCAATAATCCCCAAGCATATG GATTTGTTACATCACAGATAGCATGTTGTGGTCAAGGACCCTACAATGGACTTGGGCTATGCACACCACTCTCTAATTTATGCCCTAACCGTGACGAATATGCATTTTGGGATGCATTTCATCCTTCAGAAAAGGCTAACAGCTTGATTGTTCAACAGATCTTGTCAGGCACAACTGATTATATGTATCCAATGAATCTCAGCACTGTTTTAGCCTTGGATTCCAAAAACACATAG